One Desulfovibrio inopinatus DSM 10711 genomic window, AACTACAAGATTGATGTCGGAGCCATGCGCGGCGGGTCGGATTATAAACTGACCGTCATTATCCAATAAGTCTTTCGGAGGGGCTTGCGCCAAGATCTGGGTTCGAAGTCTTTATGCGCAAGACGATGGAGTATGCCGCCATGTCAGGGGAACCGAATTTTTCGGTATTATGTCAAACGTTCTTTCGTTGCTATTTTGTCGGAGCAGCCTACAACTCCAAAGGGTTGCAGAATATTGGCCTCGCATACATCATGGAACCGGGCCTCAATAGCATTTATTCCGATCCGGCAAAGCGGCATCGCGCTTGGCGGCGCTATACGTCGTTTTATAATACGCATCCCTTTTGGACACCGCTTTTAGTGGGGGTGTTTTTATTTATGGAAATCAGGATTGCCCGAGGGGTCATTCCTGAAACCACGTTGCAAGCCATTAAAGACACGCTGGTATATACACTGTCCGGTGTGGGGGATGCTTTTTTCGGAAGCGCGCTTATTGGGGTATGGTCCATTGGCGCGACAATATTGGCAATACATGGAAATCTGGGCTGGTTCATTGCGTTAACGATTTTTCTTCTCGTTGCGGCACAAGTTTTCAAAGCGGTAACATTTTGGCTTGGATACCGAGAAGGGTATAAAGTCTTGAATCGGCTCAAACGGTGGAATTTCATCGACTGGAGCCGTCGATTGAAAATTTTTAACGCCGTGCTTTTGGCTGCTTTATGGTATTTGCTCGCCCGGCCGTTTTCTTGTGCTGGAAATTGGGCAATAAGCATTCTGCTGATTGTAGGCTCGGCTGTGGCAATGAAACGTTTTCCAATTCCCCGTGAACTTTTCGTCGCTGCCCTGGTGATTGCATTTCTTGTGGCGGGAAATGATGTTAGTGTATGTCTTTTTGGAGACTGATTCGGTGAAGTGCTTGACAAATCAGGATGATGTGGAATTGTATGCACTGTCAGCATCAACATGCCGGGAAAGAGAAGTGTTTTTCGGCACTCGTCACACGCCAATGCGTGTCAAAATGAAAAAAAATCTAGCCTGTCCTGTTGTTTTTGGGATCCGTGAAAAACATCCGGGCGGAAAGTGTGCCCGTGCAATATTATGAATGATTCTATGCACAGTGAAGAGTTAGCCTCGGAAACCGGTCAGGTCGGCGTTGTGGCCGAGAATGGAGCTGGAGTATGTTCTGTTCAAGTTTGCGTCATTAATGATCAAGGGCTGCATGCCCGTCCTGCGGCCAGGCTCGCACAGGAGGCACAGAAGTTTAAATCGATGATAACTTTGTGCCAAGCTGATACCGAAGTCGACGCAAAAAGCATTCTTGATATTCTGACGTTGGCCGCTGGCCAAGGATCCAATCTGGAGTTGCGTGCAGAAGGCGACGATGCCAGTGAGGCTTTGGACCATC contains:
- a CDS encoding PTS system mannose/fructose/sorbose family transporter subunit IID is translated as MRKTMEYAAMSGEPNFSVLCQTFFRCYFVGAAYNSKGLQNIGLAYIMEPGLNSIYSDPAKRHRAWRRYTSFYNTHPFWTPLLVGVFLFMEIRIARGVIPETTLQAIKDTLVYTLSGVGDAFFGSALIGVWSIGATILAIHGNLGWFIALTIFLLVAAQVFKAVTFWLGYREGYKVLNRLKRWNFIDWSRRLKIFNAVLLAALWYLLARPFSCAGNWAISILLIVGSAVAMKRFPIPRELFVAALVIAFLVAGNDVSVCLFGD
- a CDS encoding HPr family phosphocarrier protein, translated to MNDSMHSEELASETGQVGVVAENGAGVCSVQVCVINDQGLHARPAARLAQEAQKFKSMITLCQADTEVDAKSILDILTLAAGQGSNLELRAEGDDASEALDHLSEMFKNRFR